One window from the genome of Rudanella lutea DSM 19387 encodes:
- a CDS encoding ATP-binding protein: MFRSKLQQLREWKDKPERKPLILNGARQVGKSWLIRELGRDQFNGQMLEINFERSPEFCRVFAQNLDPRRILRELMLLTGQTLEAGRHLLFFDEIQACPAALMSLRYFYEELPQLHLIAAGSLLDFTFRNIPYPVGRVEFDTLHPLTFAEFLLARDKAMLLDVIRSDEPVSAVVENLIYDELQQYFIVGGMPECVKQYVDKESFTSVIALQQDLLYAFRQDFRKYQPQVNTDCLNDVLQNSIQLIGSQTQYSKLSDRFSNPTIKQGHTVLCLARLLHRINNVSIAGLPLTPSGRQFKTFFLDIGLMMSLSRFDYTNAYVNKTLPGSYEGRLAEQFVAQQLLATNQEVCYWARTEPGTNAEVDFVTTQQGRIVPIEVKAGAKGGLKSLHYLLATHPHIPEAMVFGRFREGIEKQLRFMPIYKAGIDPLTPTP; the protein is encoded by the coding sequence ATGTTCAGAAGCAAGCTACAACAGCTACGAGAATGGAAAGATAAACCTGAGCGTAAGCCGCTCATCCTGAATGGAGCAAGACAGGTGGGAAAATCCTGGCTGATTCGTGAGTTGGGGCGTGACCAGTTTAACGGGCAGATGCTGGAAATCAATTTTGAGCGCAGCCCCGAATTTTGTCGGGTATTTGCCCAAAACCTCGACCCCCGACGTATTCTCCGTGAGTTAATGCTGCTGACCGGTCAAACTCTGGAAGCAGGTAGGCATCTATTGTTTTTCGACGAGATTCAGGCGTGTCCAGCCGCGCTTATGAGTCTGCGGTATTTCTACGAAGAACTGCCGCAATTACACCTGATTGCGGCTGGGTCGTTACTCGATTTTACGTTTCGGAACATTCCCTATCCGGTTGGCCGGGTAGAGTTCGACACGCTTCACCCGCTGACGTTTGCTGAGTTTCTGCTGGCACGGGACAAAGCGATGTTGCTCGACGTGATACGAAGCGACGAACCCGTATCGGCCGTAGTCGAAAACCTGATCTACGACGAATTACAACAGTACTTCATTGTGGGCGGTATGCCTGAATGTGTGAAGCAGTACGTTGACAAAGAGAGTTTTACGTCAGTAATCGCGTTGCAGCAAGACCTACTCTATGCGTTCCGGCAGGATTTTCGAAAATACCAACCGCAGGTTAATACTGACTGTCTGAACGATGTACTACAAAACAGCATTCAACTGATTGGTAGCCAGACGCAGTACAGTAAACTGTCGGACCGGTTCAGCAACCCGACCATTAAACAGGGACATACTGTATTGTGCCTGGCCCGGTTGCTCCATCGAATCAACAATGTGAGCATCGCCGGTTTACCGCTGACTCCTTCGGGTCGCCAGTTTAAAACGTTTTTTCTGGATATTGGCCTGATGATGAGCCTGTCAAGGTTCGACTACACCAATGCTTACGTCAACAAAACGCTGCCTGGAAGCTACGAAGGCCGATTGGCCGAGCAATTTGTGGCTCAACAACTGCTGGCGACCAATCAGGAGGTGTGCTACTGGGCCAGAACTGAACCCGGCACCAATGCTGAAGTTGATTTTGTCACGACACAACAGGGTCGAATTGTTCCAATTGAGGTTAAAGCAGGGGCAAAAGGCGGATTGAAAAGCCTGCATTATTTGCTGGCAACGCATCCGCACATCCCGGAGGCAATGGTGTTTGGCCGGTTTCGGGAGGGAATCGAAAAGCAACTACGGTTTATGCCAATCTACAAAGCCGGTATTGATCCGTTGACGCCAACTCCGTGA
- a CDS encoding antitoxin Xre/MbcA/ParS toxin-binding domain-containing protein translates to MALALPLIAPNPSLLPKLLTEQEIVTRSRQGVLRAEADRVAGLVGLTDKELAVALGLSASYLHRLKVDQRISQDASERLLLLENLLLHALDTFEQRSKTVLDWLRSPLRELDYQTPLQALDTVTGYTLVDRVLGRIDHGIFG, encoded by the coding sequence ATGGCTCTCGCATTGCCGCTTATTGCCCCCAACCCATCCCTGTTACCTAAGCTCTTGACTGAGCAGGAGATAGTCACCCGCAGTCGACAAGGCGTCCTACGCGCCGAGGCCGACCGCGTGGCCGGTTTGGTCGGCTTAACCGATAAGGAGTTGGCAGTGGCCCTGGGCTTATCGGCTTCTTACCTGCACCGACTGAAAGTGGATCAACGCATCAGTCAGGATGCCTCCGAGCGGCTGCTGCTACTGGAGAACCTGCTTTTGCACGCTTTGGATACCTTCGAGCAACGAAGCAAAACCGTCCTTGACTGGCTACGCTCTCCCTTACGGGAATTGGACTACCAAACCCCCTTGCAGGCCCTGGATACAGTCACGGGCTATACGTTAGTCGACCGGGTGCTGGGCCGCATTGACCACGGCATCTTCGGATAA
- a CDS encoding RES family NAD+ phosphorylase — MAIVYRVVRQKYADRPLDVTGTWLNGGRWNPPGVGILYTAEHPALALVEILVHMPQVPYDELPAYRLFSLELPQDSQRVVDAVDLPPYWQENTYNRSQHLLGDWLAKPDVLALGVPSSVMPSGINYLLHPAHSSYNSIRIIDEKPLVIDPRLWSK; from the coding sequence ATGGCTATTGTTTATCGCGTGGTGCGCCAGAAGTATGCCGACCGTCCCCTGGATGTTACCGGTACGTGGCTCAATGGAGGCCGTTGGAATCCACCGGGTGTTGGCATCCTCTATACCGCTGAGCATCCCGCTTTAGCGCTAGTGGAGATCTTGGTACACATGCCCCAAGTACCTTATGATGAGCTACCCGCCTACCGGTTGTTCAGTTTGGAGTTACCCCAGGATAGCCAGCGGGTAGTTGACGCCGTTGACCTACCGCCTTACTGGCAGGAGAATACATACAATCGAAGTCAGCATCTTTTAGGCGATTGGCTTGCTAAGCCGGATGTGTTAGCCTTGGGTGTGCCCTCCTCGGTGATGCCATCGGGCATCAACTACTTACTGCATCCGGCCCATAGTAGCTATAACTCCATACGAATAATTGACGAAAAGCCCCTGGTAATTGACCCCCGCCTGTGGTCGAAGTAG
- a CDS encoding DUF2130 domain-containing protein: MNATLICPHCAETIDFESTLVHQIKHQLTHEQNQKLADQRRMLEQRAQELTEQAQKLNQQAAQQALTVQAQVQAGLNNLRQELKAQLQQEQATELSALQEELQEKTARIRNLQQQEVALRREQRNVQEMRDALELEVEKKLQAERKQLEEKARQRFEAENHLKIDEQQALINSLTLQLSEMKRRIEQGSQQAQGEVLEVAIEKLLADSFPFDQIGKHHFQIAVSNKRYQQNRLHVVPSPWKQNAGLGLV; encoded by the coding sequence ATGAACGCTACCCTGATTTGCCCCCACTGTGCCGAAACCATCGACTTTGAATCAACGCTCGTTCACCAGATTAAACATCAGCTCACCCACGAGCAGAACCAGAAACTGGCCGACCAGCGCCGGATGCTCGAACAGCGGGCCCAGGAGCTGACCGAGCAGGCGCAGAAACTGAACCAACAGGCGGCCCAACAGGCCCTGACCGTGCAGGCCCAGGTTCAGGCCGGGCTCAACAACCTCCGGCAGGAACTGAAAGCCCAGCTCCAACAGGAACAGGCCACCGAGCTGAGCGCCCTGCAGGAGGAGCTCCAGGAAAAAACGGCCCGTATCCGGAACCTTCAACAGCAGGAAGTCGCCCTACGTCGGGAGCAACGCAATGTGCAGGAGATGCGCGACGCCCTGGAGCTCGAAGTCGAAAAGAAACTACAGGCCGAACGCAAGCAACTCGAAGAAAAAGCCCGGCAGCGTTTTGAGGCCGAAAACCACCTCAAAATCGACGAGCAACAGGCCCTGATTAACTCGCTTACCCTGCAACTGTCGGAGATGAAGCGCCGAATTGAACAGGGCTCGCAGCAGGCGCAGGGCGAGGTACTGGAGGTAGCCATCGAGAAACTACTGGCCGATTCTTTCCCCTTCGATCAGATTGGTAAGCACCATTTCCAGATTGCGGTATCCAACAAGCGATACCAGCAAAATAGATTACACGTCGTACCCAGCCCCTGGAAACAGAACGCTGGATTAGGCCTGGTCTGA
- a CDS encoding ATP-binding protein — protein MATSVRKFTTNGRMLNEVLTKYKNTFSAFCELINNSIQANSKNIYISIGRPANDEMHYAPIKYLEIKDDGVGVPVSEFDTKICEVANQSKSGGQGVGRFGALQIGERMAIETVGFDSKLQRHTKVLMVLNTSDLADNQLDKIPIVSEEEVLTQAEATYYKVRIDDVHHGRHGKTERKRMLSSDFFQPAIRYALFERYPSLIFNNNVNFYVNDEKLNREEFVKGTPFIKKTQYQDAKGEVFPVQVTFYEVNSDINRIQIYLQHDNAGIQSVSHEFVYNSNSYTIDMGTWFIYVESPFLNRVDLFRNIEYNDLLDKQFTNFKNKVKEVVDDFFRERNKRFEQFKKDFKKDTENPLKDNPALNELHETVLNQIAFAAETEFKLLESNNKIRGLLYELMDRAIRSGQIQDIFEKILKLDNQTVDRFHSLLQKTDLETVIQFSNNVATKNQFLKFLHNIVFGAVGNVLRERSQLHKIVEQHLWLFGENYAETPVLWSDKQIGGILNEIRDKHLAYEPSEEAGNIIDGIDEHSGLNDITDLFFYNEKILDNGKHEYMVVELKAPKCKLSQKELNQIDKYAFTIEDYSALPSENVVYKLILVSTDVTKFAKSKLASARAAHPNQPFLYDLKVNSGKHIEVYVMTWSEIIETNKRRLNYLANGLKTLDEDVKEKFEREYPQILNERVSSTLRKTKTSF, from the coding sequence ATGGCTACATCTGTACGCAAGTTTACTACGAATGGAAGGATGCTTAATGAGGTACTGACGAAGTATAAAAACACATTCAGTGCTTTCTGTGAGCTCATAAATAACTCAATTCAAGCGAATAGTAAAAATATTTATATCAGCATTGGTCGACCTGCTAATGATGAAATGCATTATGCCCCGATTAAATACCTAGAAATCAAAGACGATGGAGTAGGTGTGCCCGTATCTGAATTTGATACCAAAATTTGCGAAGTAGCTAATCAGTCAAAATCGGGTGGACAAGGTGTAGGTCGCTTCGGTGCTTTGCAGATTGGCGAGAGAATGGCTATTGAAACTGTTGGCTTCGATTCGAAACTTCAAAGACACACCAAAGTTTTAATGGTTTTAAATACTTCAGACCTCGCTGATAACCAATTAGATAAAATTCCTATAGTTTCTGAAGAAGAGGTGCTGACTCAAGCTGAAGCAACCTATTATAAAGTCCGAATTGATGATGTTCACCACGGTCGTCATGGTAAAACCGAACGAAAACGTATGCTCAGTAGCGATTTTTTTCAACCAGCTATTCGCTACGCTTTGTTTGAGCGGTATCCGTCCCTCATTTTTAATAATAACGTAAATTTTTACGTAAATGATGAAAAACTCAATAGAGAAGAGTTCGTCAAAGGCACCCCATTCATTAAAAAAACACAATATCAAGACGCAAAGGGGGAAGTTTTTCCCGTACAAGTGACTTTTTACGAGGTAAACTCAGATATCAATAGAATACAGATTTATCTACAGCATGATAATGCAGGAATTCAGTCAGTCTCTCATGAATTTGTGTATAACTCTAATTCTTACACGATTGACATGGGTACATGGTTCATTTACGTGGAATCACCCTTCCTAAATCGTGTGGATTTATTCCGAAATATTGAATACAATGACTTATTAGATAAACAGTTTACCAACTTTAAAAACAAAGTGAAGGAGGTAGTCGATGACTTCTTTCGCGAGCGGAATAAACGATTTGAGCAGTTCAAAAAGGACTTTAAAAAGGATACTGAAAACCCTTTAAAAGATAATCCCGCCTTAAACGAACTGCATGAAACTGTGCTCAATCAGATTGCCTTTGCAGCAGAAACCGAATTTAAATTACTTGAAAGTAACAACAAGATTCGTGGTTTACTTTATGAATTAATGGATCGAGCGATCAGGTCTGGGCAGATACAAGATATCTTTGAAAAGATTCTGAAGCTCGACAACCAAACAGTTGACAGGTTTCATTCTCTCCTGCAAAAAACTGATCTTGAGACTGTTATTCAATTTTCAAATAATGTCGCCACAAAAAATCAGTTTCTCAAATTTCTGCATAATATAGTTTTTGGAGCTGTAGGTAATGTCCTACGTGAACGAAGCCAACTTCATAAGATAGTCGAACAACACCTATGGCTTTTCGGAGAGAACTACGCAGAAACTCCTGTGCTGTGGTCTGATAAACAGATTGGTGGTATCTTAAATGAGATTCGAGATAAGCATCTTGCTTATGAACCTTCCGAGGAAGCTGGCAACATAATTGACGGTATTGATGAACACTCAGGGCTTAACGACATTACCGATCTTTTCTTTTATAACGAGAAGATCCTTGATAATGGCAAGCATGAGTATATGGTCGTTGAGCTGAAAGCTCCAAAATGCAAACTGAGTCAGAAGGAACTTAATCAGATTGACAAGTATGCCTTCACTATCGAAGACTATTCAGCTTTGCCCAGCGAAAACGTAGTTTACAAGCTCATTTTAGTATCAACGGACGTAACCAAATTTGCAAAATCGAAATTGGCTTCTGCCCGTGCTGCTCACCCAAATCAGCCATTTCTTTACGATTTGAAAGTCAATAGCGGCAAACACATTGAGGTGTACGTGATGACATGGAGTGAAATAATTGAAACTAATAAACGTAGGCTCAACTACCTCGCCAATGGTTTGAAAACGTTAGATGAGGATGTCAAGGAAAAGTTTGAAAGGGAATACCCTCAAATACTTAACGAAAGAGTGTCGTCTACCCTACGAAAAACAAAAACTTCATTCTGA
- a CDS encoding DUF499 domain-containing protein: MIPSTTQREQLRKALDLGIMALRPLLVAKMHQKVGDHWPDLFREGLGPEQKTLWDNNRRDGKRPDQLIDWGQLRGFALKNKDLFPELGKKANNLPATFSEITEVRNVLSHAGDLDPVEGDMVMSKLVLLMRDFGMTEAADQVKALKEAAIPLPAPIEGPSTQQPASARAVAKPLPWFTVVRPHDDIRRGRLDESVFAANLSDVRNNTGPDVYLDPAVFFRKTHFTAGLRAIARRVVAGLNGDGDADNRVLSLQTGFGGGKTHALITLNHIATQGFQINDFLPTNTLEVLPNFRMANVAVFTNQTLDAAQGRTTEEGQKIRTIWGELAYQLGGLDAYEIVRQNDEQRTAPAGLFRKILAQTKPALILIDELADYCLKASSQVVGGSTLADQTISFMQELTEAVGASEQTVLVVTLPASRTEMGDSDKAANVLYALQQRVARVGKDTEPVDKEEIFEVIRRRLFDDLGDERIIKAVVDAYADLYRDLGTAIPVQATRSEYKQRLLKSYPFHPELIDLFRLRWASNHNFQRTRGVLRLLASIVSDLYSRQGSLTGTNLLIHPSDVNFANVEAVRSKLKELFGNGFDAVMDADVSGSASNAFKIDEDNADYRAQRLTQGLTATILMGTFGAEGANKGLSVEELKLAFLKPDGFNHNTINTALDTLEENAHYLYYTTNPRRYWFNTKPNINILINQAKHQINEDDAQADIIRRLKSKAQGVSGFNLLVNPDPDNVPEQTALTLVVLGPQFAVGAGAVTGGPIGGSVRAVVERLATKRGSQDRTYRNTLLFLACSEALLGKLRGLACEYLACNRIKDEYGSQLEAPQGRELKEKIDEASKRTEIALAEAYSIALKHTAKEGIKALLVDGTKDSLDTQINSSLMQRLKDESWVLDSIGPLVLQNYNLMPVVGRPVKAKDVYEALLRYDDKVMITRLDVVQTGLLRFCQDGNLAIASGDGSTWDRVYYKESVPFFDVKSDSYWLVDKSTYQAPAPAAPPTANEPGSHPTSPSQPGSGETAGGSAPSQPGTSVATQYRSLKVSGKLDKQNWTQAFNSFINPFRNHNIEIEVTIKVHSTAADPFFENDQRYTLIKESSKQMRLDFEGEGE; the protein is encoded by the coding sequence ATGATACCATCCACTACCCAACGCGAACAACTCCGCAAAGCTCTAGACTTGGGCATTATGGCCCTGCGGCCACTTTTGGTCGCTAAGATGCATCAGAAAGTAGGCGACCACTGGCCCGATCTGTTTCGTGAGGGTCTCGGTCCCGAACAGAAGACCTTGTGGGACAACAACCGGCGCGACGGTAAACGCCCCGATCAACTCATCGACTGGGGGCAACTGCGCGGGTTTGCCCTGAAAAACAAAGATCTGTTTCCCGAGTTGGGCAAAAAGGCCAACAACCTGCCCGCTACGTTCTCGGAGATCACCGAGGTCAGAAACGTGCTGAGCCATGCCGGGGACTTGGACCCCGTGGAGGGCGATATGGTCATGAGTAAGCTCGTGCTGCTCATGCGCGACTTTGGCATGACCGAAGCTGCCGATCAGGTGAAGGCCCTTAAAGAAGCCGCCATACCCCTGCCTGCGCCCATCGAGGGCCCCTCAACCCAGCAACCGGCATCGGCTAGGGCCGTAGCTAAACCCCTGCCCTGGTTTACGGTCGTTCGTCCGCACGACGATATCCGACGCGGTCGACTCGATGAGTCGGTTTTTGCGGCTAACCTGTCCGACGTGCGCAACAATACCGGTCCCGACGTGTACCTGGACCCGGCCGTGTTTTTCCGCAAGACGCATTTCACGGCCGGTCTGCGGGCGATTGCCCGGCGTGTCGTGGCGGGTCTGAACGGTGATGGTGATGCCGACAATCGGGTATTGTCACTGCAAACCGGTTTCGGGGGCGGCAAAACCCACGCGCTGATTACCCTCAACCACATCGCCACGCAGGGCTTTCAGATCAACGACTTCCTGCCCACCAACACGCTGGAGGTCTTGCCCAACTTTAGAATGGCCAACGTGGCGGTATTCACCAATCAGACACTTGATGCCGCCCAGGGTCGTACCACGGAAGAGGGCCAAAAGATCCGTACTATCTGGGGTGAACTGGCCTACCAGTTGGGAGGCCTGGATGCTTACGAAATCGTCCGTCAGAACGACGAGCAGCGCACAGCCCCGGCCGGCCTGTTCCGCAAAATACTGGCTCAGACCAAACCCGCGCTAATCCTGATTGACGAACTGGCCGACTATTGCCTGAAAGCGTCGAGCCAGGTGGTGGGCGGCTCCACCTTAGCCGACCAGACTATTAGCTTCATGCAGGAGCTGACTGAAGCCGTGGGCGCGAGCGAGCAAACAGTGCTGGTGGTGACCCTACCAGCCAGCCGCACCGAAATGGGCGACTCCGACAAGGCGGCCAACGTGCTCTACGCCCTGCAACAGCGTGTGGCTCGGGTTGGTAAAGACACCGAACCGGTCGATAAGGAAGAAATCTTTGAGGTAATCCGCCGTCGGCTGTTCGATGACCTTGGCGACGAACGGATCATTAAAGCGGTGGTGGATGCCTATGCCGATCTCTATCGGGACCTAGGTACGGCCATACCGGTTCAGGCGACGCGTTCGGAATACAAGCAACGGCTGCTGAAATCGTACCCGTTTCATCCCGAACTGATCGACCTCTTTCGGCTACGATGGGCCAGTAATCACAACTTCCAGCGTACGCGGGGGGTTCTGCGGTTGCTGGCGTCTATAGTGTCAGACCTCTACAGTCGGCAGGGCAGCCTGACGGGTACCAACCTACTGATCCACCCCTCCGACGTTAACTTCGCCAACGTAGAGGCCGTTCGTAGCAAGTTGAAAGAACTGTTTGGTAACGGGTTCGACGCCGTCATGGACGCCGACGTGTCGGGTTCGGCATCCAACGCCTTCAAGATTGACGAGGACAACGCTGACTATCGCGCCCAGCGGCTCACCCAGGGTCTGACGGCTACAATTCTGATGGGTACGTTCGGGGCGGAGGGGGCCAACAAGGGCCTGAGCGTCGAAGAACTGAAGCTGGCGTTTCTGAAGCCAGACGGGTTCAACCATAACACCATCAACACGGCCCTCGACACGCTGGAAGAAAACGCGCACTACCTCTACTACACGACCAACCCGCGCCGGTACTGGTTCAACACCAAGCCGAACATCAACATCCTAATCAACCAAGCCAAACACCAAATCAACGAGGACGATGCCCAGGCTGATATCATTCGCCGGTTGAAGAGCAAGGCCCAGGGCGTAAGTGGCTTCAACTTACTGGTCAACCCCGACCCCGACAACGTACCCGAGCAAACTGCCCTGACGCTGGTGGTGCTGGGGCCGCAATTTGCGGTTGGGGCAGGAGCCGTAACGGGTGGCCCCATCGGCGGCAGCGTCAGGGCAGTGGTGGAGCGGCTGGCCACCAAACGCGGTTCGCAGGACCGCACCTACCGCAACACCCTGTTGTTTTTGGCCTGTTCGGAAGCCCTGCTCGGTAAGCTGCGTGGACTGGCCTGCGAGTATCTGGCCTGTAATCGAATCAAAGATGAGTACGGCAGTCAACTGGAAGCCCCTCAAGGGCGTGAGTTAAAGGAAAAGATAGACGAAGCCTCGAAACGCACCGAAATAGCTCTGGCGGAAGCTTACAGCATCGCCCTGAAGCATACAGCCAAAGAAGGTATCAAAGCCTTGCTGGTGGATGGCACAAAAGACAGCTTAGACACGCAGATTAACAGCAGCCTAATGCAGCGTCTGAAAGATGAAAGCTGGGTGCTCGACAGTATTGGCCCACTGGTGCTCCAGAACTACAACCTGATGCCGGTCGTAGGTAGGCCCGTGAAAGCTAAAGACGTTTACGAAGCCCTGCTCCGGTACGACGACAAGGTGATGATTACCCGACTCGACGTGGTGCAAACGGGCTTGCTGCGGTTCTGTCAGGACGGTAACCTCGCCATTGCTTCGGGTGATGGCAGCACTTGGGATAGGGTGTACTACAAAGAGTCGGTTCCGTTCTTCGATGTCAAGTCCGATTCGTATTGGCTGGTGGACAAAAGCACATACCAGGCGCCCGCTCCCGCTGCCCCCCCAACGGCCAACGAACCGGGTAGCCATCCAACATCCCCCTCACAACCCGGTTCGGGTGAGACGGCCGGCGGCTCAGCGCCGTCACAACCCGGAACGTCGGTGGCCACGCAATACCGCTCGTTGAAGGTCAGCGGCAAGCTCGACAAGCAAAACTGGACGCAGGCCTTCAACAGCTTTATCAACCCGTTCCGCAACCACAACATCGAGATTGAAGTGACTATAAAAGTCCACTCCACAGCCGCCGACCCTTTTTTTGAGAACGACCAACGCTACACCCTTATCAAAGAGTCATCGAAACAAATGCGGTTGGATTTTGAGGGGGAGGGTGAGTGA
- a CDS encoding PDDEXK nuclease domain-containing protein, with protein MQDNKLPDDLSVYNQFIAELKQNILTHRYRAAKAVNRELLWLYWRVGNALSQRVEAQNWGAKVLQNISTDLQRAFPGLRGFSVRNLKNMRQFAEAYTDLDQLVKAEDLFFNVGFTHHILLLNRCKDLTERYFYMEETVRNQWTVDTLEFAIDGKFYQTRGQMPNTFATYLPETLKATALLTFRDEYLLDFVNVDPNDERVLERHIVQNIQRFLLGLGKGFSFVGSQYRTLVDGDEYFVDLLFYNRVLKCLVAIDLKKGEFKPEYAGKMNFYLNALDENEKMPDENPSIGIILCKSKSKTKVGFAFKGVTTPMGVATYRLSEELPGAYRDVLPDPDTLTNLLNEPSANDEGDE; from the coding sequence ATGCAAGACAACAAACTGCCCGATGATCTGAGCGTTTATAATCAGTTCATTGCCGAGCTAAAGCAAAATATTCTGACCCACCGTTACCGGGCGGCCAAAGCTGTCAACCGGGAATTGTTGTGGTTATACTGGCGGGTCGGAAATGCCCTTTCCCAGCGTGTAGAGGCCCAAAACTGGGGGGCTAAGGTATTGCAGAACATCTCTACCGATTTGCAACGAGCGTTTCCGGGTCTGCGAGGCTTCTCGGTACGAAACCTCAAAAATATGCGGCAGTTCGCCGAAGCCTACACCGATTTAGATCAATTGGTGAAAGCAGAGGACCTGTTTTTCAACGTTGGCTTCACCCACCACATTCTGCTGCTCAATCGCTGCAAGGACCTCACCGAGCGGTACTTCTACATGGAGGAGACCGTTCGGAACCAGTGGACGGTCGATACGCTGGAGTTTGCTATCGACGGCAAATTTTACCAGACACGCGGGCAGATGCCCAATACGTTTGCCACGTACCTGCCCGAAACCCTCAAAGCAACGGCCCTGCTGACGTTCCGCGACGAATATCTACTCGATTTCGTGAACGTTGACCCCAACGACGAGCGCGTATTGGAGCGGCACATCGTGCAGAACATTCAGCGTTTTCTGCTGGGATTGGGCAAAGGGTTCTCGTTTGTCGGCAGCCAGTACCGAACGCTGGTCGATGGCGATGAATACTTTGTCGATCTGCTGTTCTACAACCGAGTGCTGAAATGCCTGGTGGCCATCGACCTCAAAAAAGGTGAGTTCAAGCCGGAGTATGCCGGTAAGATGAATTTCTACCTCAACGCGCTGGACGAAAACGAGAAAATGCCCGATGAAAACCCCTCTATCGGTATTATTCTCTGCAAGTCTAAAAGCAAAACCAAGGTGGGCTTTGCTTTCAAGGGCGTTACCACGCCGATGGGCGTAGCGACGTACCGGCTGTCGGAAGAACTGCCCGGTGCCTACCGCGACGTGCTGCCTGACCCCGACACGCTAACCAACCTATTGAACGAACCATCTGCCAACGACGAAGGCGACGAATAG